One part of the Vicia villosa cultivar HV-30 ecotype Madison, WI linkage group LG6, Vvil1.0, whole genome shotgun sequence genome encodes these proteins:
- the LOC131609046 gene encoding heat shock cognate 70 kDa protein-like yields the protein MAKKYEGPAIGIDLGTTYSCVAVWQEQNNRAEIIHNEQGNKITPSFVAFSGDQRLIGDAAKNQAALNPANTIFDAKRLIGRKYSDSVIQNDLQLWPFKVIAGTEDNPVIVVNFKNEEKLFVAEQISSMILTKMKEIAEKFLESKVKNAVITVPAYFNDSQRKATKDAGVIAGLDVMRIINEPTAAALAYGLQKKANYVEERNIFIFDLGGGTFDVSLLTIKNNAFDVKATSGDTHLGGEDFDHRMVNHFVKEFKRKHKKDIIGNSRALRRLRTACERAKRTLSFDTETTIEIDAISEGIDFRSSITRAKFDQLNKDLFEKCMDTVERCLDDAKMDKDLVDDVVLVGGSSRIPKVKQLLQEFFNGKDLCMSINPDEAVAYGAAVQAALLCEGIKSVPNLVLRDVIPLSLGISTKGDIMSVLIPRNSSIPIKKKHVFLTCVDDQSIVSIMVYEGERLVASENNLLGLVNLSVPLAPRGLPIQVSFAIDTDGILNVSVEEETSGNKKDVTITKENGRLSTEEIERMIQEAENFKAQDMMFNKKVKAKNALDDYLYNMRKVMRDDSVSSMLTSIDKMKINSAMIKGKKLLDCKHQKETFVFVDFLRELESIFESSLNKINKGYSDEESDCD from the exons ATGGCTAAAAAATATGAGGGACCTGCTATTGGAATTGATCTTGGCACAACGTATTCATGTGTTGCTGTATGGCAGGAACAAAACAACCGAGCAGAGATAATCCACAAtgaacaaggaaataaaatcacACCTTCTTTCGTTGCTTTCTCTGGTGATCAAAGGTTGATCGGCGATGCTGCTAAAAATCAAGCTGCTTTGAATCCAGCCAACACTATCTTTG ATGCCAAGAGGTTGATTGGAAGGAAATATAGTGATTCTGTTATTCAAAATGATCTACAGTTGTGGCCCTTTAAGGTCATTGCTGGTACTGAAGATAACCCTGTGATTGTTGTTAACTTCAAGAATGAGGAAAAGCTCTTTGTCGCGGAGCAAATTTCATCTATGATTCTTACAAAGATGAAGGAGATAGCAGAGAAGTTTTTGGAGTCAAAAGTTAAAAATGCTGTGATTACTGTGCCTGCTTATTTCAATGACTCTCAGCGAAAAGCCACAAAAGATGCTGGTGTCATTGCTGGACTCGATGTGATGAGGATAATCAACGAACCAACTGCTGCTGCTCTTGCATATGGCCTACAAAAGAAAGCTAATTATGTTGAAGAGAGAAACATTTTCATCTTCGATCTTGGTGGTGGAACTTTTGACGTGTCTCTTCTCACAATCAAGAATAACGCCTTTGATGTGAAGGCTACTTCCGGAGATACTCACCTTGGAGGAGAGGATTTTGATCATAGAATGGTAAACCACTTTGTGAAGGAGTTCAAGAGGAAGCATAAGAAGGACATTATTGGAAACTCGAGGGCTCTTAGGAGATTAAGAACTGCTTGTGAAAGGGCAAAGAGGACACTTTCATTTGACACTGAGACCACAATTGAGATAGATGCGATATCCGAGGGTATTGATTTTCGTTCATCAATTACTCGGGCCAAGTTTGATCAACTCAATAAAGACCTCTTTGAAAAGTGTATGGATACCGTTGAACGTTGCCTTGATGATGCTAAAATGGATAAGGATCTTGTAGATGATGTTGTTCTCGTTGGCGGTTCTTCTAGAATACCTAAAGTGAAGCAGCTTTTGCAAGAATTTTTCAATGGAAAGGATTTGTGCATGAGCATAAATCCTGATGAGGCTGTTGCATATGGTGCTGCTGTCCAGGCTGCATTATTATGTGAGGGCATCAAATCTGTTCCAAACTTAGTGCTGCGAGATGTTATACCGTTGTCACTTGGTATATCAACCAAAGGAGATATCATGAGTGTGTTGATTCCGAGGAATTCTTCCATTCCTATAAAGAAGAAGCATGTCTTCCTCACATGTGTTGATGACCAGAGCATTGTTTCAATTATGGTGTATGAAGGTGAGAGATTAGTAGCCAGTGAGAACAACTTGCTTGGATTGGTTAATCTCTCCGTTCCACTTGCACCTCGTGGCCTTCCGATCCAAGTAAGCTTTGCTATAGATACGGATGGTATATTAAATGTCTCTGTTGAGGAAGAAACCAGTGGCAATAAGAAAGATGTTACTATAACAAAAGAAAATGGTCGACTATCAACGGAAGAAATTGAGAGAATGATTCAAGAAGCTGAGAATTTTAAGGCGCAAGACATGATGTTCAATAAGAAAGTTAAGGCAAAGAATGCTCTGGATGATTATCTTTACAACATGAGGAAAGTAATGAGGGACGATAGTGTTAGTTCGATGCTTACATCAATTGACAAAATGAAGATCAATTCTGCAATGATAAAAGGAAAGAAATTGCTTGATTGCAAACATCAAAAAGAAACATTCGTGTTTGTGGACTTTCTAAGGGAGCTAGAGAGCATCTTTGAGTCTTCTTTGAACAAGATCAACAAAGGTTACTCGGATGAGGAGAGTGACTGTGACTGA